A single Anopheles funestus chromosome 2RL, idAnoFuneDA-416_04, whole genome shotgun sequence DNA region contains:
- the LOC125774752 gene encoding hypoxia up-regulated protein 1, whose translation MGTRHRMCTDGHTGGMVLLVTLSVLALFATVANSAAVMSVDLGSEWMKVGVVSPGVPMEIALNKESKRKTPSTIAFRNGDRVFGEDAQTLGVRFPSNSFGYLVDLLGKTIDNPMVDMYRKRFPYYDIVEDPVRHTVVFRVGEERYTIEELIAQLLQVAKGYAEDSTGQPITECVLIVPGFYGQAERTALVSAARLANLKVLQLINDYTAVALNYGIFRRKEINETAQYFLFYDMGAYKTSAAVVSYQLAKDKATRETHPVVQVLGVGFDRTLGGLEMQVRLRDYLGQEFNKLGKTKTDVFTNPRAMAKLFKEAGRLKNVLSANTEHYAQIEGLLDEQDFRLLVTREQFEGLCKDLYERVTAPLDKALAASGLALDVINQVVLFGGNTRVPKVQDILRAHIGQELAKNLNADEAACMGAVYRAADLATGFKVKKFITKDAVLFPIQVVFDREAENGTMRQVRRTLFGAMNSYPQKKVITFNKHTDDFEFTVQYAELESVLRDETRTLGSLDLARVILSEVAKKLKANVVENVESKGIKAHFMLDDSGIFSLANVELVLEKTVTKEEDEDESTFQKIGNTISKLFSGDSTDKPAEKVTEEGSEKEEDEPTDGKDGKQSEEQTPKDKDADASKDASSDGKEGTAGGESEKKPDDGTEAKNATVAPKIVTLKETIPSKVELTYVVPLEGELFEASAKLMAALDEVDNAKKRRETALNALESFVIDAQVKMDEEEYASCATEEEITSIRQRCVEISEWLYEDGSDADADTYEKKLEELRTVANEVYARHWEHEERPQALNALKQMINGSEGFLRNARNLTKDTNPEKDVFTAVEIETLEKAIRSTIEWRDTEVAEQEKLARNVPVRLTVKDITDRMGMLDREVKYLVNKLKLWRPKVKPTPPPKPEKTASGKEDEKEEPSGEEKPDEPVLEQSPEKDTTESEGSEADGATVEEIDPTATRKEHDDEEGGDHTEL comes from the exons ATGGGTACACGTCACCGGATGTGTACGGATGGCCATACGGGCGGAATGGTACTGCTCGTCACACTGTCAGTGTTGGCCTTGTTTGCGACCGTTGCCAACAGTGCCGCCGTAATGTCGGTGGACCTGGGCAGCGAGTGGATGAAGGTGGGCGTCGTTTCACCGGGCGTGCCGATGGAGATTGCACTCAACAAGGAATCGAAGCGAAAAACACCGTCAACTATCGCGTTCCGCAACGGGGACCGCGTATTTGGAGAGGACGCACAGACACTGGGCGTTCGTTTCCCGTCCAACAGCTTTGGTTATTTGGTAGATTTGCTCGGCAAAACGATCGATAATCCGATGGTGGATATGTACCG TAAACGATTCCCGTACTACGACATCGTGGAGGATCCCGTACGACATACGGTCGTTTTCCGGGTCGGCGAAGAACGGTACACGATCGAAGAGCTGATCGCACAGCTTCTGCAGGTTGCGAAAGGCTACGCGGAAGATTCTACCGGACAGCCCATTACGGAGTGTGTACTGATTGTGCCCGGATTTTACGGACAGGCCGAACGTACGGCGCTCGTTTCGGCTGCACGGTTGGCAAATCTGAAGGTGCTACAGCTCATTAACGATTACACGGCCGTTGCGTTGAACTACGGCATCTTCCGGCGGAAGGAAATTAATGAAACGGCCCAATACTTCCTGTTCTACGACATGGGCGCGTATAAAACGTCCGCCGCTGTGGTTAGCTACCAGCTAGCAAAGGATAAAGCCACGCGTGAAACGCACCCCGTCGTGCAAGTGCTTGGTGTTGGTTTCGACCGTACGCTCGGTGGATTGGAGATGCAGGTGCGCCTTCGCGATTACCTTGGCCAGGAGTTTAACAAGCTGGGCAAAACCAAAACGGACGTGTTTACCAATCCGCGTGCCATGGCAAAATTGTTCAAGGAAGCGGGCCGGCTAAAGAACGTACTTAGCGCCAACACGGAACACTACGCCCAGATCGAGGGTTTGCTCGATGAGCAGGACTTCCGGTTGCTGGTGACACGTGAACAATTTGAAGGACTGTGCAAAGATTTGTACGAACGTGTAACCGCTCCGTTGGATAAGGCACTGGCTGCTTCCGGTTTAGCGCTGGATGTAATCAACCAGGTCGTACTGTTCGGCGGAAACACACGTGTCCCGAAAGTGCAGGACATACTGCGTGCGCACATCGGACAGGAATTGGCGAAGAACCTGAACGCGGACGAAGCTGCCTGCATGGGAGCCGTGTACCGGGCGGCCGATCTAGCCACCGGCTTTAAGGTGAAGAAGTTTATCACAAAGGATGCGGTTCTGTTTCCGATCCAGGTGGTGTTCGATCGGGAAGCCGAAAATGGTACTATGCGACAGGTACGCAGGACGCTGTTCGGTGCGATGAATTCCTACCCACAGAAGAAGGTCATCACGTTCAACAAGCATACGGATGATTTTGAGTTTACCGTGCAGTACGCGGAACTGGAATCGGTACTGAGGGACGAAACCAGGACGCTCGGTTCGCTCGATTTGGCACGCGTAATACTGAGCGAGGTGGCCAAAAAGCTGAAAGCGAATGTGGTAGAGAACGTAGAATCGAAGGGTATTAAGGCACACTTTATGCTGGACGATTCCGGCATATTTTCGCTTGCCAACGTCGAGCTGGTACTGGAGAAAACGGTCACCAAGGAGGAGGATGAGGACGAGAGCACATTCCAGAAGATTGGCAACACAATCAGCAAACTGTTTTCGGGCGATTCGACCGATAAACCGGCGGAAAAGGTAACGGAAGAAGGGTCAGAAAAGGAGGAAGATGAACCGACTGATGGAAAGGATGGGAAACAGTCAGAGGAACAAACACCGAAGGACAAAGACGCTGACGCGTCGAAGGATGCCAGTTCGGATGGAAAGGAAGGTACGGCTGGAGGAGAATCGGAGAAAAAGCCAGACGACGGTACGGAGGCGAAGAATGCGACCGTAGCACCAAAGATTGTAACGCTGAAGGAAACGATCCCGTCCAAGGTGGAGCTAACGTACGTGGTTCCGCTCGAGGGCGAATTGTTCGAAGCGTCTGCAAAACTTATGGCCGCACTGGACGAGGTGGATAATGCAAAGAAGCGTCGTGAAACGGCACTGAATGCGCTGGAAAGTTTCGTAATCGATGCACAGGTCAAGATGGACGAAGAGGAATACGCATCCTGTGCGACGGAGGAAGAGATCACTTCCATTCGGCAACGTTGCGTTGAGATTTCCGAGTGGCTGTACGAGGACGGTTCCGATGCTGATGCGGACACGTACGAGAAGAAGCTGGAGGAATTGCGCACGGTCGCGAATGAGGTGTACGCAAGGCACTGGGAACACGAGGAGCGACCCCAAGCGCTGAACGCACTGAAACAGATGATCAACGGTTCCGAAGGGTTCCTGCGTAATGCGCGCAACCTGACGAAGGATACCAATCCGGAGAAGGATGTATTTACGGCGGTGGAGATTGAAACGCTCGAGAAAGCGATCCGTAGTACGATCGAGTGGCGTGATACGGAGGTGGCCGAGCAGGAGAAGTTGGCCCGCAATGTGCCGGTACGGTTGACGGTGAAGGATATTACCGATCGTATGGGCATGTTGGACCGTGAGGTGAAGTATTTAGTTAACAAATTGAAACTATGGCGCCCGAAGGTGAAAccgacaccaccaccaaaGCCGGAGAAAACCGCTAGCGGCAAGGAAGACGAGAAGGAAGAACCATCTGGTGAGGAAAAACCAGACGAACCGGTACTGGAACAGAGCCCGGAAAAGGATACAACCGAGTCGGAAGGTTCGGAAGCTGATGGAGCCACGGTGGAGGAAATTGATCCGACTGCAACGCGAAAGGAGCACGACGATGAGGAAGGTGGTGATCATACGGAACTGTAA
- the LOC125774759 gene encoding centrosomal and chromosomal factor produces the protein MTLPTNSTSTVAEDDSDMFGPPHSSPPIRRNRPKVPMISPQLKQREVRKRILQLCVHKLERIKDSERNLRRSVCINNTYSRLTDDIRREKQHKLLMLSNLAKSNDSNRKQLDEDDVSSEDCINNNITNANNNNHHHHLHHHHHHHLHHHGSSNCSDELGEFVHNNENMNNNCQLQHNHNLSSQHHHNHLNHHQHLQALHQRLSQSHHLHPAASVHQQTANNSTGTDVCNGTTAASNSIASNTSALSDSTGTTSPDADRPSQVSQRKSSSVETDLETLDRELCALDAAMPLVDPEITQGAEQLEQAMVSRKRKFASIDDDDSDRLVREALSQIYFPSAGRLLTGIDDCPPATDNGTGVERSVNGDDGSHDGECIISSKRPKIGDLLEHHQSQQQQQQQLHSFSHPFLHPFHPLPDLAGFDYQVHHHHQKEFEVIMDALRLGVSNGGAMAAAAVVAATSAAGAAAAAAAAAAAAAAATGNATGTAMGCGVTGSAAGNGAVAAATNVTGTNASCNGSVGGGVDSCGQAAMLMGTDGGASVFHNLVVTSLET, from the exons ATGACCCTGCCAACCAACAGTACGTCTACCGTGGCCGAGGACGACTCGGATATGTTTGGGCCACCGCATTCCTCGCCACCGATCCGCCGCAACCGTCCGAAGGTGCCGATGATCTCGCCACAGCTCAAACAGCGTGAGGTGCGCAAACGGATCCTGCAGCTGTGCGTGCACAAGCTGGAACGCATCAAGGACTCGGAGCGCAACCTGCGCCGATCGGTGTGCATCAATAACACGTACTCGCGTCTCACCGATGACATACGGCGTGAGAAACAGCACAAGCTCCTGATGCTCTCCAATCTCGCCAA ATCCAACGATAGTAACCGAAAGCAGCTCGATGAGGACGATGTGTCGTCGGAGGATTGCATTAACAACAATATTACCAATGCCAACAACAAtaatcaccatcaccaccttcaccatcatcatcaccatcacctgCATCATCACGGCAGCAGTAACTGCAGCGACGAGCTGGGCGAGTTTGTGCACAACAATGAAAACATGAACAACAACTGTCAGCTGCAGCATAATCATAATCTATCCTCGCAACACCACCACAACCACCTCAACCACCATCAGCATCTGCAGGCCCTGCACCAACGGTTGTCTCAGTCCCACCATCTACATCCAGCGGCGTCCGTACatcagcaaacagcaaataaCAGCACCGGAACGGACGTGTGCAACGGAACAACCGCGGCTTCCAATTCCATCGCTAGCAACACCTCCGCCCTTTCGGATTCCACCGGCACTACCAGCCCGGACGCGGACCGACCTTCACAGGTGAGCCAAAGAAAGTCATCCTCGGTCGAGACGGATCTGGAGACGCTCGATCGCGAACTGTGTGCGCTGGACGCCGCAATGCCGCTGGTCGATCCGGAGATAACGCAGGGAGCGGAACAGCTCGAGCAGGCGATGGTGTCACGCAAGCGCAAGTTTGCCTCgatcgacgacgacgacagcgATCGGTTGGTGCGGGAAGCCTTGTCGCAGATCTATTTCCCCAGTGCGGGCCGACTGCTTACCGGGATCGACGACTGTCCACCGGCGACGGACAATGGTACCGGTGTGGAGCGATCGGTCAATGGTGACGATGGGTCACACGACGGAGAATGTATCATCTCATCCAAGCGACCAAAGATCGGTGATCTGCTGGAACATCATCAgagccagcagcagcagcagcagcagttgcaTTCCTTCTCGCATCCCTTCCTGCACCCGTTCCATCCACTGCCGGATCTGGCCGGGTTCGACTATCAGgtgcaccatcaccaccagaAGGAGTTCGAGGTGATCATGGATGCGTTACGGCTCGGCGTTAGTAATGGCGGTGCAATGGCGGCGGCAGCCGTCGTCGCAGCCACTTCAGCGGCCGGTGCAGCGGCtgcggcagcggcagcagcggcagccgcCGCAGCCGCCACCGGTAACGCAACCGGAACCGCGATGGGTTGTGGCGTTACCGGAAGTGCGGCCGGAAATGGTGCAGTGGCAGCGGCAACCAACGTTACCGGCACGAACGCTTCCTGCAACGGTAGCGTTGGGGGTGGTGTGGATTCCTGCGGCCAGGCAGCCATGCTGATGGGTACGGATGGTGGTGCCAGCGTGTTCCACAATCTCGTCGTTACGTCGCTGGAAACTTGA